The sequence CATAAGCAAAGGCGtatatgacatttaggttatatgcatggcagtgtttaaaaggcacgcaacgtgtttgcttcgtgcccctatttcagggacctaaacgggaggaactaaaaggcttttagtgataattcccaaggtggtcatatctctcttgatggtttctagaggtatcatccccttcgacaaacatattgcggcagtagggactactagcaacaatatgttatcaaagagaaaaaatctagatgagggttcacagttatcaagcaagtcggagacccagcatgaccacaaattcacctccactccttatgttcccatggacccgggtatagggccccttttcaactcaccgtgtgtacaaaaaggtgttggtgtttgtgtgcatcaaatgaataaatatctatctcatgcatacattaaaaagcacactaaaagcataaaagagttatatacaaggacataagaaaaaacaaaggaaaacgAACAAAGGAGAAGTCATGGTAAGGAATGCACACTGAGTGATTgccctaactctctaaaaactatccccaatggagtcgccaactgtcgcaacctacccttcaacgGGAGGGagacgcgagggctcacgggtgcgtcttccaagaaaggaaaatgcgtggagtcaccaccaatgtttattcgaggaaaacatcggaaaaaccagaaaggtgtggtctatgaactttaagtgtgaaaggttcgggagttgtatttatgcacggggaaggtattagcaccccacgcattcgtcacaagggatggcagtctttaatcgagtgtgcagaCATGActtcgatttgttttatttcccttttacgtttttatgtctttttatgcttttttttgtatttttttatctttttgtggtcgacaagggtgtttcccttgctcctacgtattcttcaattgtaataaagaaatcagacctacgtagttctttgagaactgaacgttggttaagttgtttttatctttttttttttttttgcaagatatattttaattgaacaaaaggtcatttaaaggtgttggaccattaaacgatcttttgattttgaaaggagagaaacgttaaggcgttggaccattaacgatctcttggttttgaaaggagagaaacgctaaggcgttggaccattaacgatctcttggggtggtcgacaaaagcggggcttttgctcctacgtatcctcaattgcgatgaggaaattagacctacgtagttcttgcaaaagcggtaaagttatgtattgattttatgcttttaaacgatccatgttaaccgataaaagcaaagaggactgtttaaggcgttggaccttaaaacggtttttagtgacttttgcggacaaagcttgatttgtgagttgattttagccttagtttcactttggttattagtcaattgatccaaggaaactttcaaagaaaagcgtccgattaatttttttgattattttattcaaagatattttgagtattttattattatttttcaagatattttgattattttattattattttgcttttttttgtttaaccgaggttacaacatgaacaatcggttagattttgttttaacagtgattaaacgagattacaatacaaatgatcggttgaaattcattttatcacttattaggtgagaaaacggcttaaacgatcggttaaagcttgttaaaaacggaagaaaagaaaccaaaagtgaacgaaataaagatgaaagccaaaaaacaagaaataaattgaaagtctcggattcgaaaacttacccgttgaagaacgaagaaagAACAAAGAACGAATGAaaaacggtgaagaacgacaaaaaaccttcacggatttgttcacggaaacatctcggaagcgttacggaagcacctcggcttggattttcttcacggaaacaatttctTTCACCctaaacagctgaaatgcatagccagcgGGATCAGGGATCATTGGAAAATCCCATtttcgcctatttataggaaaaatggGGAGGAGGTtgtcgcccagctcgcccaggcgagctgggttgcttcctccagaagcaaccctgCTTCGAAAATATTCTGGAATgcccaaattcaaaattttgaaaattgctatttgcacaaccccattttgataagttcaccccccttctttcgtaatttacggaaaagttacggaagccttaagGAAGTATATAGAACttgaatttcttatttttttctcttccatctcacccatattaagttaaatatgcttatttagggttatggaaattttacggaagcattacggaagtctcggaagccccggaaaccatttttttaacaaaacgggggaggtggttgccgcctagcttgcctgggcaagctaggttgcttccaccttaagcaaggaaatatccagaatcctctagaaggggccagatttgaaaattgctatttgcacccccaattttactaaatacacccccattttgcctttttttgatGATTcattttccgtaacattacagaactttacggattacgtaacgacacttattttctttccgtaatgttgcgaaaccttacggattatgcaatAATCCCCTCTTTGACTTTTGAAATGTTGTGGAattttacggattgcgcaacaatgctccCTTTCGACTTCTGGCATGTCGCGAAACTTCACgtattgcctaacgatgggtgttaagtacttcgaagcggtcaagcaaaaGTTGCAGgctatcaaacaatggtccccggacgaaattaaaGTATGacagtcatgacttttcaaagtgtttttTGAAGTATcgttactagtaatcgattacaaacatttggtaatcaattacaggatttaaaattcaaatttcaaaacccttttgaaAAACTCATTTGAAATCTTGtctttgataatcgattacaatatctggtaatcgattaccaatgcctttgagttgttgaaaatattttgtttgtggCCAAAACTGAACCAcgagtgagattcttttaacaaataaactaaggccttatatttttcttaatcttgtttgtttgaccttgaattaatcttgaagcaatctctATTTGCTTaactttgaatgtttgttgaagcaatcttatTTGATTATACTTTTTGTATCATCAAATATCTATCTTCATACATTTACAAAGACTTATTAAATCTACAccgttgatatttttttattcatagaaaTTAAATACATTACTATGGAATGTACAACACTTACACATCATGCTCAACAAACTGAGACCGTTGCTATATATTAATCCTATGATTTATAATATCTTAATAAATAcgacaaatttaatatatttaattataattaattagttatctttaattaataaattagattatttgattgatatgattttttcaaattaattatttattaaaattattaactgctatatatttatacaatttttttcatgcaataaagtatatatttatggctatttattattttcataatataacaaTAGTTTATTTCTGAatcgtttaaaaaaaatacacttactagaaaatagaaaaaataaatgtataattaattatgatttaaatttatttataaattttattatcatgtattatttattttatatattttattgtaaaaatattatgtagtattttctttttaacctaTATTAACTGTGAAAAATGTATATCATAAGTAGAAAAAATATAGTCTTTATTATGGGTAGTATTtgtagaaaatattattttgttaataatttttataaaccattaaaaaatcaatcaaataatctaattgattaattataattagGTAATTGATAgtgataaaatatgttaaaattatcatatttattaagatattataaatgatagaattaacatatatttatagTGTAGATTTGGTATAAGTATTTTATACTTACATCATGTGTTAACAgatcttaatatatatttaattaagttattgatatatattaatgatgacCGAACaatattcagcaaaaaaaaaatgatgaccatAACAACAAAACATTTACCCCGTGTTTGGATGAGATATTTAAATAaggtaattcatttttttagtgaatttaAAATACTCCTATCATAATTTACTTGTTTGGATATAggaattcaaaaaatttaaaatgacatcattttttaaaagaatcttAATAGATTAAAATGATAGGAATTGAAATTCCACCATAgtaagaatttgaattttcctaATCTCACATTGTACCATAGGCCCCTTCGTTTTCTCTATCACACCTTTGTTTTAGGAGACGAAGCATTTTTGCTTGACCCGGAGCTCATATCGGAGGAGTGGGAGGGTCAAGCAATGCCGACGACGATGCTAGTGCAGTGtgcttcttattcttcttcgtcttcttcttcaacTTGGGAGTGGGGACCTCAGCGCTGGGTGCTACCACGGGTGTCGGAGTTGTCGGTGCCAGTGCAGGGGGAGAGCTCACCGGAACAGGCGATGGTGGAGAACTCATTGGATCTGGCACTGGCGGCAAGCTCACAGGTGTCACAGCAGGAGGTGTAGCCGTAGGAGGAGTGGCCGCAGGAGGTGTTGCCACCGGAGGAGTGATTGCTGGAGCTGGAGCAGCAGCTTTAAACGGAGGAGATGCTACCATGGGAGATGGAACGAGAGGGGTTGCGGTTGCAACATTGGGGAtgaagatggagaagatgaagtGGGAGAAGCAACAAGCACAGTTGATTTTGGTTTAGAAGGGGTTCTAGCCGGGGATGCTatcaacacttttttttaaaaaaaaaataaatatttagaaatgaaaatttaaatttcattgaaattgaattattttattcaaacaagaaaattaaaatataagaaactaAATTACttcatccaaacaaaatatttacaaaatgaaaaaaatttaaattaagacaattaaaatattgtatatttaaatttcctaaaaaaaaatttaaatccttCATCTAAACACAATGTTAAACTATATGTGTAAAgcgtacaaatatattttttcatatatccGTTTCCCACCAATTTAGAATTCGAATCGTATCCCATGTGTCTAAAAGTCTCAATTTTCCCTCCACAATTTAAATGTCCCTCtaaaccaaatcaaatcaaagctACGCTCCTAATCTCAAAATCCCTCTATAAATATTGAATGAATGCCTTCCCTTTTTCTCATACCAAACTatggcttcttcttctccttcgtcCCTCTCACTGGACACTGCCAAAGACCTTTCCCACTCGTTTAGTGAGGTTCATGTCATCATCGGTCCCATGTTCGCTGGCAAGACAACTGCCCTTCTTCGTCGCATCAAATCCGAACTCAACGCTGCCAAGTAATCTTTTCAATTCccacatttttctttctttctttgattctgaaattttgttttgttcttgccatattattattattattattattattattattattattattattattattattattattattatttgtgttttgttgttGCCAAGTAATGTGGCGTTGTTAAAATCGAGC comes from Glycine soja cultivar W05 chromosome 20, ASM419377v2, whole genome shotgun sequence and encodes:
- the LOC114401899 gene encoding classical arabinogalactan protein 9-like; the encoded protein is MVASPPFKAAAPAPAITPPVATPPAATPPTATPPAVTPVSLPPVPDPMSSPPSPVPVSSPPALAPTTPTPVVAPSAEVPTPKLKKKTKKNKKHTALASSSALLDPPTPPI